A window of Rhododendron vialii isolate Sample 1 chromosome 13a, ASM3025357v1 contains these coding sequences:
- the LOC131315170 gene encoding disease resistance protein RPS6-like — MNRLWLLHLNNVHLREGYEHISRKLWWLCWNGFPLKCLPSNLHMENLVTLDLRYSSLKKAWNGTKILVKLKFLYLSYSYHLIETPDFSGLKNLEELFLNDCIRLVEVDKSIRFLNKLVILDMKNCKKLRKLPSSIWMLKSLGSLDLSGCSMIGKFSGFKGSPSKS, encoded by the exons atgaacagATTGTGGCTGCTTCATCTCAATAATGTTCATCTCAGGGAAGGTTACGAACATATCTCCAGAAAACTATGGTGGCTATGTTGGAATGGTTTCCCATTGAAATGTTTGCCGTCAAACCTGCATATGGAGAATTTAGTTACTCTTGACTTGCGCTATAGTAGCCTGAAAAAAGCGTGGAATGGAACCAAG ATATTGGTCAAACTGAAATTCCTTTACCTAAGTTATTCCTATCACCTAATCGAAACCCCTGACTTCTCTGGACTCAAGAATCTTGAGGAACTGTTTCTTAATGATTGCATAAGATTGGTAGAGGTTGACAAATCTATTAGATTTCTCAACAAACTTGTTATCCTAGATATGAAGAACTGTAAAAAACTTCGGAAGCTTCCCTCAAGCATTTGGATGTTGAAATCTCTTGGAAGTCTTGATCTCTCTGGCTGCTCCATGATTGGAAAATTTTCTGGATTCAAAGGATCACCGTCTAAATCATAG